AGCCACTTCCAGCAAACATGGGAAGTCCGCGTTATTCTTGGAACATGTTTTAGCTGTCGCGCAACATATACAAGAGACATATCCGTATTTAAAAGTTATCATTTGGGACGATATGTTGAGAAACATAGACGTACAGGTCTTAAATGGTGCGTACGTATCTAAGATATAAATACTACTTTATTTACCTAGTTTGTTAGTATTCAACGtcatgagaaaaattttaagccAATTATCATCAATACAGAACCTTCTATTACAGAATCATTAGCATGCTTTGAGTTTATCTTGTGTTTAGCATAGACAATGTGTAATATCCTCAACTTAATATACTTTTATCATTTCAGAACATTATATTGGAAAATATGTTGAACCAATGATATGGCATTATAATTCCAGAGAGACTTTTTGTTTGCCAGTAGGTTAGTACTTTTCAAATGATGTATGTAGAGCCGATAGCAAATTTCCTGAATGTTTTGAATCTATTTATTGTGAGTTAAATAACATTGTAAGCATTACACAGACACTTATGTAATCAACTTTCAGGTTTATGGGACAAATATAgtgttatattttcaaatatctggGCTGCAACAGCTTTTAAAGGTGCTACCGGATCCTGTCAACACATACCCGTGATTCAACATCATATAAGTAACCACGAACGATGGTTAGAAGAGTTGAGTACTCATGTCAACAAAGTTTGTGAATTCCGTGGAACTGCATTCACCGGATGGTCGAGGCATGTGCCgttttgcttattttattatcacctatatatatgaataatattattcgattgtttttctttacttgTTCACCACCAAGACTATAGTTAAAATTATGCTGAACAGTCTGTGTAATGTATTTCAGATATGATCACTATGCCACAATGTGCGAGCTCCTGCCAACAGCAATACCATCTCTGGTGATGTGCTTAAAAGTCTGGCTGCACGGATATTCCGAAGAAAGACACCTAGAAGTAGCTAAAAGCTTGGGCTATGTAGACCATCCACTCCACATAGTGCCGCAACAGCGACCAGCTCCCATACCAAACAAATTGTTATTCCCTGGATGGCAGCTTGCAGTAGGAATCGAATGGTTCCTTAACTTCAGAACCAAGTTTCACCATGTCGTCGATAGCGATCAGTAAGGGCAGAATATTTGTACTTGTACATTATCAAGGTCTGTTCTAAAAATATGCCAATTCCTCAACAGAATAGCAACATGGATGAATCCTTGGCAAATTGCAAACAACTATACAAATCCTATGCAATTGGG
The sequence above is drawn from the Neodiprion pinetum isolate iyNeoPine1 chromosome 2, iyNeoPine1.2, whole genome shotgun sequence genome and encodes:
- the LOC124211678 gene encoding hexosaminidase D — encoded protein: MDALTFGSHRLVHLDLKGAPPRVSYLEKLFPLLRSWGATGLLLEWEDTFPYNRELTQIGSNGPNSIANGYTMQEARQILQIAGESGLAVVPLVQTFGHMEFVLKHDEWRSLREVELFPSSMCPSNPATLPLVKSLIRQIVSFHPDIQYLHIGADEVWHMGLCSVCIKRATSSKHGKSALFLEHVLAVAQHIQETYPYLKVIIWDDMLRNIDVQVLNEHYIGKYVEPMIWHYNSRETFCLPVGLWDKYSVIFSNIWAATAFKGATGSCQHIPVIQHHISNHERWLEELSTHVNKVCEFRGTAFTGWSRYDHYATMCELLPTAIPSLVMCLKVWLHGYSEERHLEVAKSLGYVDHPLHIVPQQRPAPIPNKLLFPGWQLAVGIEWFLNFRTKFHHVVDSDQIATWMNPWQIANNYTNPMQLGSLVTALSDLLLELSSLEGYIRVQMEVILFQPTLEEWTGTHIYPLKNRLKQLKQDAENQLKHGCRV